The Deltaproteobacteria bacterium HGW-Deltaproteobacteria-18 sequence ATGCCGGGGTTGATATAGAAGCGGGCAACACGTTCGTTTCCCGGATCAAGTCCATGGTAGCATCGACCTACACCAAGGGCGTTGTCAACGATATCGGAGGATTCGGCGGGCTGTTCAAGCCTTCCATGTCCATGGTCAACGAGCCGGTGCTGGTGGCTTCCACCGATGGCGTGGGGACAAAGCTCAAGCTGGCCTTCATGTTCGACAGACACGACACCGTCGGCATCGACCTGGTGGCCATGAGTGTCAACGATATTATTGTTCAAGGCGCCAAGCCTCTGTTTTTTCTTGATTATTTTGCTACGGGCAAGCTCGATATCGACAAGGCCGAAGCGGTCATCAAAGGCATCGTCGAAGGCTGCAAGGAAGCCCAGTGCGCCCTCATCGGCGGCGAAACGGCCGAGATGCCCGATTTTTACGCCGACGGGGAATACGACCTGTCCGGTTTCTGTGTCGGCATGGTCGACAACGACAAGGTCGTGGACGGCTCAAGCATCGGCGTGGGCGACATCATCATCGGCCTGGCCTCTTCGGGCGTACATTCCAACGGCTACTCCCTGGTGCGAAAGATCTATGAACGCTCCGGCCTGCAGCCTGCCGATATTTTTCCCGGCACGGACCAGACCGTGGCCGAGGTCCTGCTCACGCCCACCCGCATCTATGTCGAAGCCGTGCGCAACGTCATGCGGGACTGGGAGATTCATGGCATGGTCCATGTCACCGGCGGCGGCTTCTACGACAACATCGTGCGCATCCTGCCCAAGGGCGTGACCGCACAGATCCGCTTCGGGTCCTGGAGCATCCCGCCCGTGTTCGAATGGCTGAGGACCCAGGGGAATCTGAGTTGGGAGGAGATGCTGCAGATTTTCAACAGCGGCATCGGCTATATCATGGTCGTCAAGAAGGATGTGGCCAAGGACGTGGTGCACCGGCTGGGCGCCCTGAAGCAGGACGCCTGGATCATCGGCGAGATTGTCGAGCGGGTCGAGGGCGAGGAGCAGGTCCGCATAGATTTTCCGGTCGCGGACGCGTGAGCTGACCACAAGGCGGTCAGGGACGTCCTTTTCTTTTTGAGAAATGATTGAACCCCGTCTGGTTTTCCAGGCGGGGTTCTTTTTGGCCTTTTGGCAGGCCCTATTTGCGCCATCGGCCCTTGGGCGCCGCCGGGCAGGCAGGGGCTATGTCCAGAGCACGGGGATTTTGTTCTCGAGGTAGGGGTTGAAATAGCCGTAATTGATCCAGGGGCAGGCTTTTTTGAGCCGCTTCATGAAATTGCCAAGACCCATGGACGGTTCGGTCGGATCTCCGACACAGCCCAGGTAAAGCTCGGGGTCAAGGCTCAGGTTGCGCATCTGGATGTAGTCGGGCCGGGCGGAGGCGACCAGGTCGGTCAGGGCCTCCAGTTCACTCTCCACGTCATTCACGCCGGGGAAGAAAAGATAGTTGAGGGACACGAATAATCCGTGCTCCTTGGCTGTGACGATGGTGCGGCGGACATCGGCGAAGGTGTAGCCGTGGGGTCGGTAGTAGCTGTTGTAGACGGACTCCCGCGCGCTGTTCAGGCTGACCCGGATGGAGTCAAGGCCGGCCTTGGCCAGGCCGGGCATGGTGTCCGGCAGGCTCGCATTGGTGTTGATGTTGACCGTGCCCCGGCCGCCCCCGCTGCGGAAGAGGGCGATGGCTTCGGTCAGGAGCGCGGCTTCGGTCAGGGGTTCGCCTTCGCAGCCCTGGCCGAAAGACATGACCGGATTCTTGGCCCGCTTGGAGTGCAGGTTCATGATCTCGACAATTTCTTTCGCCGTGGGAGTGAAATCAATGCGGTTCTGGGAGGAAGGAAATCCCGAGTCCAGCGGCTGGTGCGAGATGCAGCCGTAGCAGCGGGCATTGCAGGCTTTGGATGTGGGCAGGGGCGCCTCGAACCGGCCCAGGGCCAGGTTTTTTGCGGCCGGGCAACAAAAGGTCAGGGCGCAGCGCGAAAGATGCGAGATCAGCCGGTTTTCGGGATAGCGCTTCAGCAGGTCCTGAGCACCTTTGGTGATCCGTTCCGGCGCGATCTGGCTGAAGACCTGTCTTCTGTCCTTGTCGACCTGGGTGGCTGCGACCCAGAATTTGTCCCTGGCGAAGCCGATGGCTCCGTATGCGAACAGCGGCAGTTTGGGAGCGTCTGCGTCAGGCAGGTAGGCCGCCGAGGCGGACAGTGTGTAGGACGGGCAGACAAAAGCGGCCACGGCCCGCTCTTCCATGGCCTCGGCCTTGCCCGTTTCCGGATCGAGCCCGAGGGCGTGACGGCCGGGCAAAAGATACAGGTCGCTGCCTTCGGGCAGGGGGATGAGTTCGTCCGGGCGGGGCAGGGTCAGTTCGCGGCCCCGGCGCACGAGCATGAGCAGGTCGGGGTGGTCGTAAACATTGCCGTCCGCATCCGCGAACACCATGACGGGCTGGATTTTTTTGCTGCTCAAAGGGCGCTCCTTTAAAAAAAAGAAGGCAGAGGTGCGCGTGCACCTCTGCCCCAGTGTGTCGAAAACCAGAGGGCGATTAACGCTTGGAGTACTGGAACCGGGCACGGGCAGCGCGCTGGCCGTACTTCTTTCTTTCCTTGACGCGGGAATCGCGGGTCAGGAAACCGGCACGCTTGAGCACGCCGCGCATTTCCGGATCGAATTCAAGCAGGGCACGGCTGATGCCGTGGCGCACGGCCTGAGCCTGTCCGGAAAGACCGCCGCCGGTAACACGGCAGGCGATGTTGAATTTTTCGAGGGTCTTGGTCAGCTTCAGGGGCTGACGAATGATCATCTGCAACGTGGCCCGGGGAAAGTAATCACCCAGTTCGCGACCGTTGACAGTGATTGTCCCTGTGCCTTTATACAGTCTGGTCCGGGAAACGGATGTCTTTCTTTTGCCGGTACCGTAGAAGAAATCTTGACTCATAATCTTCTCCATCCCTGATTAGATGTCCAGCACTTCAGGCTGCTGTGCCTGGTGAGGATGTTCCGTGCCGGTGTATACTTTCAGTTTCTTGATCAGCTGAAAGCCCAATGCGCTTTTGGGCAGCATGCCTTTGACCGCCTTGGTGATGACCGTTTCCGGGCTTTTGACCATCATTTCTTCCAGAGTGGTTTCCCGAAGGCCGCCTACATAACCTGTGTAACGGTAGTAGGTCTTCTGGGAAGCCTTCTGCCCGGTTACCTTGATCTTGTCCGCGTTGATGACGATGATGAAATCACCGTTATCCATGTGCGGGGCGAACTCGGCCTTGTGTTTTCCCCGGAGGCGGGTTGCTATTTCCGTTGCAAGTCGGCCCAGGACCTTGTCCTTGGCGTCGACAAGGTACCATTTGTGGGTCAGTTCACTTGCTTTGGGACTATACGTCTTCATTTCTGTGGCTCCTGCCTGATAAACCCGAGTCGTTGCGGGTGCTTTCAACCTTGAGATCGGAGGTAACATGCACAAATGGTTGTGCTTTACCACCGTAACCGCTACAACGTAACGAAACAATGCATGTGGGATAAGGGAAGAAACAGCTATCTGTCCTAAGCCTGCTTGTAAAGCATTTTTCTTGTTTTTTTCAGAAAAAATTTCATCCGCCGGGCAGCTCCGGCAACACGGGGAGGTCGATGGTGGCCAGTATACGCAAGGGTTTGCTTCAGCTTGTGTTTTCCGGGAGTTTCATGAAACGCTGGAACGACAAGATGCGTCCCATGGAACTTGTGGAAGTCGACAAGCAGGCCCACAAGATGATCGTCGCCTGGCTGCTTTTCGAGCTCAACTCCCAGAGTCTGCCGCCAAAGGAAAAGGCCGTCCTTGGCGAGGACATCGTGCGAGGCGGGATCTATGACTACCTCTACCGACTGGTCATAACCGACATCAAGCCGCCGATCTTCTACCAGATCAAGTCCAATCCGGCGCATTATCAGAAACTCACGGCCTGGGTTCTCAATGAATTGCAGCCGCGTGTCCAGCCCCTGGGCAAGGAATTCTGGGATGGCATGAAGGACCATTTCGAGCGGCAGGTCAGCGGCGACCAGAGCCTGGCCTCGCGAATCCTCGACGCCGCGCATCTCTTTGCCAGCAGGTGGGAATTCCACCTCATCCGGGACATGAACAAATGGGATGAGGAGATGGACGACATCGAGGACAATTTCAGGCGCGGGCTCGAGGCGCATCTGGATCTGACCGGCGTGCGCCAGCTGATCGAGGGTCCGAGCACCCGGCTCGGCAAGTTCGCCTTCATGTGCGGACAGCTGCGTTTCCAGAAGCGCTGGTCCCAGACCCCGCGCATTCCTGAGACTTCCGTTTTGGGGCACATGTTCATCGTGGCCTGCCTGGCCTATTTTTTCAGTATCGCCGTTGGCGCGTGTCCGGTGCGCAGAAAAAACAATTTCTATGCAGGGCTTTTTCACGATATCCCGGAGCTTCTGACCCGGGACATCATCTCCCCGGTCAAGAGTTCGGTCCAGGGCATCGGGGATCTGATCCGTGAATACGAGGGCCGGGAACTTGAGCGCCGCCTCTTTTCCATTCTGGACCGATCAGTGTATGGGGGGCTTGTGGATCGGCTGGAATATTTTCTGGGCATCGAGGTCGGCTCGGAGTTCGAGGCCACCATCATGGAGGACGGG is a genomic window containing:
- a CDS encoding radical SAM protein, producing the protein MSSKKIQPVMVFADADGNVYDHPDLLMLVRRGRELTLPRPDELIPLPEGSDLYLLPGRHALGLDPETGKAEAMEERAVAAFVCPSYTLSASAAYLPDADAPKLPLFAYGAIGFARDKFWVAATQVDKDRRQVFSQIAPERITKGAQDLLKRYPENRLISHLSRCALTFCCPAAKNLALGRFEAPLPTSKACNARCYGCISHQPLDSGFPSSQNRIDFTPTAKEIVEIMNLHSKRAKNPVMSFGQGCEGEPLTEAALLTEAIALFRSGGGRGTVNINTNASLPDTMPGLAKAGLDSIRVSLNSARESVYNSYYRPHGYTFADVRRTIVTAKEHGLFVSLNYLFFPGVNDVESELEALTDLVASARPDYIQMRNLSLDPELYLGCVGDPTEPSMGLGNFMKRLKKACPWINYGYFNPYLENKIPVLWT
- a CDS encoding phosphohydrolase, translating into MASIRKGLLQLVFSGSFMKRWNDKMRPMELVEVDKQAHKMIVAWLLFELNSQSLPPKEKAVLGEDIVRGGIYDYLYRLVITDIKPPIFYQIKSNPAHYQKLTAWVLNELQPRVQPLGKEFWDGMKDHFERQVSGDQSLASRILDAAHLFASRWEFHLIRDMNKWDEEMDDIEDNFRRGLEAHLDLTGVRQLIEGPSTRLGKFAFMCGQLRFQKRWSQTPRIPETSVLGHMFIVACLAYFFSIAVGACPVRRKNNFYAGLFHDIPELLTRDIISPVKSSVQGIGDLIREYEGRELERRLFSILDRSVYGGLVDRLEYFLGIEVGSEFEATIMEDGRAKVVSWEQLQGPYNRDEFCPKDGRMLKVCDHLAAFLEAYTALSNGITNAHLQQASWRIRTLYQNQSLTDELHIGALLADFD
- a CDS encoding 50S ribosomal protein L13 is translated as MKTYSPKASELTHKWYLVDAKDKVLGRLATEIATRLRGKHKAEFAPHMDNGDFIIVINADKIKVTGQKASQKTYYRYTGYVGGLRETTLEEMMVKSPETVITKAVKGMLPKSALGFQLIKKLKVYTGTEHPHQAQQPEVLDI
- a CDS encoding 30S ribosomal protein S9, coding for MSQDFFYGTGKRKTSVSRTRLYKGTGTITVNGRELGDYFPRATLQMIIRQPLKLTKTLEKFNIACRVTGGGLSGQAQAVRHGISRALLEFDPEMRGVLKRAGFLTRDSRVKERKKYGQRAARARFQYSKR
- a CDS encoding phosphoribosylformylglycinamidine cyclo-ligase, with the translated sequence MSQRDKAYKDAGVDIEAGNTFVSRIKSMVASTYTKGVVNDIGGFGGLFKPSMSMVNEPVLVASTDGVGTKLKLAFMFDRHDTVGIDLVAMSVNDIIVQGAKPLFFLDYFATGKLDIDKAEAVIKGIVEGCKEAQCALIGGETAEMPDFYADGEYDLSGFCVGMVDNDKVVDGSSIGVGDIIIGLASSGVHSNGYSLVRKIYERSGLQPADIFPGTDQTVAEVLLTPTRIYVEAVRNVMRDWEIHGMVHVTGGGFYDNIVRILPKGVTAQIRFGSWSIPPVFEWLRTQGNLSWEEMLQIFNSGIGYIMVVKKDVAKDVVHRLGALKQDAWIIGEIVERVEGEEQVRIDFPVADA